In the Pogoniulus pusillus isolate bPogPus1 chromosome 4, bPogPus1.pri, whole genome shotgun sequence genome, one interval contains:
- the FEZF1 gene encoding fez family zinc finger protein 1: MDNSGHHTATKILATSSARENLSSRSNMISTPKPLAFSIERIMARTPEPRSIPVPQLLHNSVAKGDPKHPLHLNSSIPCMIPFVPVAYDPLPKAAVAGAEPRKAHSDSSSSPSFSCGDLLNCALSLKGDFPRDALPLQQYKLVRPRVVNHSSFHAMGALCYFNRGDSPCHPSSSVNIHPVASYFLSSPLHPQPKAYLAERNKLVLPAVEKYPAAVAFKDLSQAQLQHYMKESAQILSEKIAYKTSEFSRGSPTSKPKVFTCEVCGKVFNAHYNLTRHMPVHTGARPFVCKVCGKGFRQASTLCRHKIIHTQEKPHKCNQCGKAFNRSSTLNTHTRIHAGYKPFVCEFCGKGFHQKGNYKNHKLTHSGEKQFKCNICNKAFHQVYNLTFHMHTHNDKKPFTCPTCGKGFCRNFDLKKHVRKLHDSALGLPRPPTELEGPDQLPLPGPLPQGPPPPLQP; the protein is encoded by the exons ATGGACAATAGTGGCCACCACACTGCGACCAAAATCCTAGCGACTTCTTCGGCCAGAGAAAACTTGTCTTCCAGGAGCAACATGATCAGCACGCCCAAGCCCCTCGCCTTCTCCATTGAGCGCATCATGGCGCGGACGCCAGAGCCCCGCTCCATCCCCGTCCCGCAGCTCCTCCACAACTCCGTGGCCAAAGGCGACCCCAAGCACCCGCTGCACCTGAACTCCTCCATCCCCTGCATGATCCCCTTTGTCCCGGTGGCGTACGATCCTCTGCCCAAAGCGGCGGTGGCCGGAGCGGAACCCAGGAAGGCTCATTCAGACTCTTCTTCCTCGCCCTCCTTTAGCTGCGGCGATCTCTTGAACTGTGCCCTGAGTCTGAAAGGAGATTTCCCCCGCGATGCCCTGCCCTTGCAGCAGTACAAACTGGTAAGACCCCGAGTGGTCAATCACTCCTCCTTCCACGCCATGGGAGCCCTGTGCTATTTCAACCGAGGCGACAGCCCTTGTCACCCGTCCTCCAGTGTCAACATCCACCCAGTAGCTTCTTATTTCCTCAGCTCTCCCTTGCACCCTCAGCCCAAGGCTTACCTGGCGGAGCGGAACAAGCTGGTGCTGCCGGCCGTGGAAAAGTACCCAGCGGCGGTGGCCTTCAAGGACTTGTCacaggctcagctgcagcattACATGAAAGAAAGTGCTCAGATCCTCTCGGAAAAAATCGCCTATAAGACCTCGGAGTTTAGCCGCGGCTCCCCGACCAGCAAGCCCAAAGTTTTCACGTGTGAAGTTTGTGGAAAG GTATTTAATGCACATTATAACTTAACTCGCCATATGCCGGTGCACACCGGAGCCAGACCCTTTGTTTGCAAAGTTTGCGGGAAGGGCTTCAGACAGGCAAGCACGCTCTGCCGGCACAAGATCATCCACACTCAG GAAAAGCCACACAAGTGCAACCAGTGCGGCAAAGCTTTTAACCGGAGCTCGACCCTGAACACGCACACACGAATACACGCCGGCTACAAACCTTTTGTGTGTGAATTTTGCGGCAAAGGATTTCACCAGAAAG GCAATTACAAAAACCACAAGCTAACTCACAGCGGGGAGAAACAGTTCAAGTGCAATATCTGCAACAAGGCTTTCCACCAGGTGTACAACCTGACCTTCCACATGCACACCCACAACGACAAGAAGCCCTTCACCTGCCCCACCTGCGGCAAGGGCTTCTGCAGGAACTTTGACCTCAAGAAGCACGTCCGCAAGCTGCACGACAGTGCTCTGGGACTACCCCGGCCCCCGACAGAGCTGGAGGGTCCCGACCAGCTACCCCTGCCCGGGCCGCTGCCTCAGGGCCCGCCGCCACCGCTCCAGCCATGA